The Prionailurus viverrinus isolate Anna chromosome B4, UM_Priviv_1.0, whole genome shotgun sequence genome has a window encoding:
- the APOL6 gene encoding apolipoprotein L6 — translation MSLPSRTPCPSEYGEQQRHRLDLHHNGGPSHLPRMSTALVAQELVDDQAGKVFEAGIGLQRDQDDILLCEGMQQGEEGLSAEEITFLEEFPIVKEELEAGIRKLHALADHIDTTHRTLTKTNMAANSMAVVSGAMSILALVLAPATAGGSLMFSAAGKGLGTAAGVTSILINILGHFRNQEARAQASSLVPTSGHEVGEPGGQKASYLMAVGKMAYDYGSAIKDIKKDIHALQIARAHPRLATAAKRLLTTGRVSARRSRQVQRAFKGTTLLMTTNIRLLGSAMAGLSLGQDLTALLKDWKRLKEGARTKSAEELRAQTWELERTLTELTQLYESLKRRKLFQEERPRSSSSGGGTGSLPQPPARRGEAGPQGTQEDEGRLSRRASEQN, via the exons ATGTCTCTTCCCAGCCGGACGCCCTGCCCTTCTGAGTATGGAGAACAGCAGAGACACCGCTTGGACCTTCACCACAATGGAGGCCCCTCACATCTGCCAAG AATGAGCACGGCTTTGGTGGCCCAGGAGCTGGTGGATGACCAGGCGGGGAAAGTCTTCGAGGCTGGCATTGGTTTGCAGAG GGACCAGGATGACATTCTTTTGTGTGAAGGTATGCAGCAAGGAGAGGAGGGTCTGTCAGCTGAAGAGATAACATTTTTGGAAGAGTTCCCCATCGTGAAGGAGGAGCTAGAAGCAGGCATCAGAAAGCTCCACGCCCTTGCAGACCACATCGACACAACCCACAGAACACTCACCAAAACCAACATGGCGGCCAACTCCATGGCGGTGGTCTCAGGAGCCATGAGCATCCTGGCTCTAGTCCTTGCTCCAGCAACAGCAGGAGGAAGTCTGATGTTCTCCGCTGCTGGTAAAGGTCTGGGGACAGCAGCTGGGGTCACCAGCATCTTGATCAACATTTTGGGACACTTTCGAAATCAAGAAGCCCGAGCTCAGGCCAGCAGCCTAGTGCCCACCAGTGGCCACGAGGTCGGGGAGCCCGGGGGGCAGAAGGCGTCTTACCTCATGGCTGTTGGAAAGATGGCTTATGATTATGGAAGTGCCATCAAGGATATTAAGAAGGACATCCACGCTCTTCAGATAGCTAGAGCCCACCCGCGTCTGGCCACTGCTGCTAAGCGTCTCCTGACCACTGGCCGAGTCTCGGCCCGAAGGAGCAGGCAGGTGCAAAGGGCCTTTAAAGGCACGACGCTGCTGATGACGACAAACATTCGCTTGCTGGGGAGTGCGATGGCGGGCTTATCCCTCGGCCAGGACTTGACCGCCCTCCTGAAGGACTGGAAGCGACTGAAGGAAGGAGCAAGGACGAAGTCTGCGGAAGAGCTGAGGGCCCAGACCTGGGAGCTGGAAAGGACGCTGACAGAACTCACCCAGCTCTATGAGAGCCTGAAGCGGAGG aAACTCTTCCAAGAGGAAAGACCCAGGAGCTCATCTTCGGGAGGAGGCACGGggtctctgccccagcccccagccaggcGTGGGGAAGCAGGACCCCAGGGGACACAAGAGGACGAGGGCAGGCTGAGCCGCCGGGCCTCTGAGCAGAATTAA